The genomic DNA GGTCGGAAACTTTTGCATCTTGCGCTTCTGCGCGGCCGCGAGCGACTGCGACGTGCGGAAGGGCGAGTTGTACGCGGactgctcctgctccttgCTCACCACCTTGTGGAGGAAACCCTTGTCGGCGTCGCCCGTTTGGGGCTCGCTCTGCTGGAACAGATGCTCAAGCGGGTCTTgtctcttcttgaacatgCTGTCGGCCCAATGCTGTGGATATATGTGACTGTGCGCTTGTGCGGAATGCGTGCGTGCTCTCAGACCTCTCTCACTCCCACGGCGCGTGTCTTGGAGTGTGCTTCAGGTGCGCCGACGGTGCGTATCATGCTTTCAGGGGTTCCCCTTTATATGCTACtctaaatttttcataTTGCTATGCAGGGAAGCCCCCGGAGTTACCCGGGAGAGCACGCACAACTGCAGTGCACGTGGGAAGCACGTGCCCCTCACGTGTGATGCCCCTCGCTTACGCGTCATCCTACTGCCGCGCTCGCGTCCCCGAGATATTCACTTTCCACGGAGGCCCCCGGAATGCAGGGATCCGCGGCCCGATGACGTAAACGCTCCCGAGCGCCCCGAGCGTCCTCGGCCGCTTGACCGGACTTAACGGCCGAGGTCCGCGCCGCCCGCGGCCGTCCATGCACGTGCTCCATGCAGACGCACCCGGTCCTGGGTTCCATGCGTCATGCTTGCTGCTCCCTATGTCATCGAGCTGACGAATGCTGCCGCGGGGGGCTTCGCCGTGCGCCGCGACCGCGCGACGAGCCCAGCGGCGCGCCTCTCCGGAGCAAACACGGCGCTAAGGCCCTAGGCGCGGACGGCGAGGCACGCGAGCCCGCAGCGCGCCGGCGTGGGGCTCGTAGTTCAACAGTACGGGCTCGTGGGCAGGCACGGCGTATGGAAGCGGACTGGGAACGAaaagtcacgtgatctaGGGTCGCGGGCCGGGTTACCCGGCTGGAGACTCgccctttttttttgctaTGTTTACGTTGGGCCTCGCCGTGTTTCCCTTTCCAGAAGCCCATAAATGCGCGCAGAACGGAGCCCGGGTTTGCTCTGGATGCAGCGGGGCCCGGCGTATAAGTACAAGCAAGGAATCTCCAGAGGCATCCCCCTTGTGCAGGTCACTTTTTCCCTTCGTTCTCGTTCCGACAAACAAGTGACTAACGCTCTCGGCTAACAGACATCCCTTCCGTGGCCCAATACAACCGCTAGTGTTCACTCCCCAAGCATCCGCACGAACTAGACTTCAAAGACACCCGTTCCCGCAGCCATGCTCTCCATCCTCGACAACTCGCTGCGCGCCCTCAACTTCGCGTTCCTGGTCATCATCCTCGGTCTGACCGGCTCGCTGGCTGCCACACACAAGACGCACAACAACCCACAGGTCAACTTCGCAATCTTCACGGCCGCGTTCGGCCTGCTGTTCGACTCGCTGTACGCGATCCCAGCTAACTTCGTGTCTGCGCTGGCCTGGCCTCTGTTGATCGCGGTGTTTGACTTCCTGAACTTCGTCTTCACCTTCGCCGCCGCCACCGCGTTGGCCGTCGCCATCCGTACCCACTCGTGCACCAACCAGGACTACCTCGACAGCAACACCGTGACCCAGGGCTCCACGGACCGTTGCCGCAAGGCCCAGGCTTCCGTTGCCTTCCTGTacttctccttcttcattttcctGGCCAAGCTCGGCTTGTCGCTGGTCAACCTGATCTCCGTCGGTGCTTTTGGCGCCGGTTCCTCTAGAAGAACCGGCAACGTTGGCGTGCCCACCATTTCCCAGGTCTAAGGCGCTCCAGCGCGCACTTCCGCGGGCCAGCCCACTGTGCCCtgcgcgccgccgccgccctTTTCTTTCCAACCCTGTAATATTATacccaaaattttggacTCGCGGCGGAGCCTGCTCCCCGCGTTCCGCCCTTGGCTTGGCCCCACGGGTCCCCGCGGCTGCGCCGCGTTGCGCCTGCTGGCGCTACGCCGGCACTGCCAATGGCCTAGATCCTATCCCGTCCATTCGCCGGGCGTCCACTCTTTTTTCCTATTCGTCATACCGTCAACCACTTTCGTTCTTTAGTTACGCCTGAATGTACTAATCTTGGAAACTTTCTTCCCATACATAATAATGAATAAAGTATGTAGCTTGGACTTCATCCAAACCTAATGCAAAGTTCTGCTTCCACAACTCCGAGATTTCCTCGCTTTCTCCCTTTCTCCCCTTCTCCCTCTCGCTCCCACGCCGCTGAGCGACTTGCAGCTGGCGCCGCGGCGATATCTCCGCCCATCACGTTCAAGCATCAGGTTGCCGAATATCCATACATAGCTAAACGCACGAGACTGGCCCATCCCCCTGCCTTCTCCTCTCGCCCTATATACACGCACGCCGCCGCGCAACTTCAACGGCCCAggttcagcagcagcgagtTGGGCGAGCCCTGCTCGCTCGCGCTGTGACTGCTGGGCAGGTAAGTGACGTTGGACGAGTTGGCCAGCGTTTTTGCGATCTCCTTCGACGCCTCAATTCTACGGATCAGCAAGAGACCGTCACCGGCCTTGGCCAAAGCCTTAGAAATGTACTCCGCGGACTCGGCCTCACCCTCGGCCCTGATGACCGACGCCTGCCTCTCCTGCTCCGCAAGCTCTACCACGTACCGCGCGCGCTCTGCGTCCTGCTGCGCGATCTGCTTCTGCTCTACGGCCTTGGTGAACTCGCGGCCGAAAGTCATGTGTGTGATCGACACGTCCTCCAACCGAATGTTGAACTCTGACGCCCTTAACGACAGCTCTTGGCGAATCCGCTGCGAGACAGTCTCTCTCTGAGTGATCAGCTCTGCGGCGTCGAATTGTGCCACAATCGCTTTGAGCACTTCGTTACCGATCGAGGGAAGCACCCTCTCGTCGTAGTCGAGCCCCAGGTTCTGGTAGATAGTGGGCAGCTTCATAACGTCTGGCCTGTGCAGGACACGCAGTGTCAACGAAACCATCTGCAAGTCCTTAGTCCCGGTGTTGGTAGCAATGTTCTTAGGCTTGGTACGCACATCGTAGAGCACCGCCTTCTGCAACCAGGGAACCAAGAAGTGAGTTCCCTCGCCTACCACTTGCTGCTGCACACCGCTGAGTCTGTCGAAAATCACGGCCCGTGAGCCTCCCTTCACGTCGTACATCGAGTATTGCAGCGCGGACGCTGCGAGTCCCAGTGGGAGCGCGATCTTTGCCAATGAGTCTGCGAGTCTGGACATGGTCTTGAAAAGGCTGATATCCTGTGAAACTATGGTTCCTGGTGTTGGTTCAGGTAGGAGTGGCAATCTTTTCTGCTTTCTCCCTGAAGAAAGCTACCTGTCGTCTGAAGAGACATCGTGAAATTAGCTAAATCCTGCAACCTGGCAGGCCTTTGGGAAGCTGAGCTAGCCTGTCCAAGCCCACAGAGAGCCTGAAAACGACCAGAAGGGTATTGTGGTGGCGCATACTGTTCAATTCCTTGGAAAGGGCCCAGTAAGTGCACTTCTGAACAAGTTACTGCATAAAAAGCATTGTCCAACAAACAACCCACCATCACCCCAAACGCGAAATACAATTTATGAGGGGCAAATATGCTAGGCCTGGATGAGTGCACAAATCAACTACTGCCTGCAATGGGCTTTCCACTAGCTATGCGCTCAAACTCAAATCATCAATGTGTACGAACATAAACtccatctcatcgcatctcatctcatctcatctgTCACTCGTCTTCTGACCTAACTGCTACTCAACGCTCACGGAACGAGGCCATGTCGCAGCGACTCGCAAAGGAGTACCGTGCGCTCTCAAAGACACTGGGCAGGGACCCGGAGTATGCATACATCATTAGTTTGGCTCCTGTCTCCGAGGAAAACCTCCGCAAGTGGGAATCCCTTATTACTGGGCCGCCAGACACGCCGTACTTCGGCCATGAGTTCACCTTACAGATCGAGGCTTCAGAGGCGTACCCGCTCGAACCACCCAAAGTACAGTTCCAAGCGCGATGCATGCCCCACTGTAATGTCGATTTCGATTCCGGCCGCATATGTTTGAGTGTGCTGGATGCGGCGCACTGGACGCCTGCGTGGGATTTGCTCCACGTTGTTCACGCGATATGGCTTCTCCTCGCCAGCCCCGAACCAGACTCACCGCTAGACGTGGACCTCGCCTGCCTCGTCAGGGCCGGGGACCGCTCCGCCCACAACTCGCTCATCGCATACTATCTAAACGGTGGGTCACGAGGACACTGCGGGCATGTGAGTGAAAGATAAAGCTCCTCTACAGAAGGTATGATTCAAACGCTCCACCCACTGCTCACAAGCTGTGTAAGAAagatggccaagaaagtAACATGGCAAGAAGTGGGCGCGACCAAGGGCATTGATTTACTGTCGCCCGCGTTCGTGACATCCGGCTCGAAGCTTGTATTCACGTCCGGCTGCATAGGCTCGGACCCTGTTACCGACGAACTCCCCGAAGATCTGGAGCAGCAGGCTAGGAACGCGCTGCAGAACCTTCGCAACGTCTTGGAAGCCAGTGGCTCGAACTCCGACCGCGTTCTGAAGGTGCTGCTGTTCGTTGCAGACGGCGCGTACTCGCAGACCGTCAACAGAATCTACCGAGAACAGTTCCCCAACAGCccagcaagaagctgcgTGGTGGTGAGCTTCCCAAACCCCAAGATCAAGGTCGAATTGGAATGCATTGCCGAAGTGCAGCCTAAGGCCCGTTGGTTCAAACTTTAGAGCGCAATGCCTGCTGTTAAAGGCTTGCGCTCGGCGTCTGGCATTTCGGTCCAAAATGAAAGTTAAAGTATACAGACCCGCTATATATGCCCTGCTCCTTGGAGCTCTAATAGATGTTTCAAACGCCTGGCGCGCCGCGGTCCGCTGACGGCTATGTCAACCCCGGTCCTTTTCCCGCAGGTAATTAATGAACTCCCCAACTTGCTTTGAGAGCTTGTTGTCCTCGCCATGCTCCGCGGGCTTGCGTTTGCGCGCGGGCGCCTTCGCCCGCGCTCCCGTTGCTGGCAGCGCCGTAGCCGGCGCCACCGCTGCTGCCGTCACTGTGGGCGAGGAGCCCGCCTTGCAGTCTGTGCTCCTCTCGGCCACCGGCCTGTGTGGGGACTCAAAGGGCCGCAGTTTGTTCACTACCGTCCGGGGCACGGCCAGCCATTCTGGGTGGTACTCCATCGCCATGCTTGTGCAGGACCACAGGTTGTAGGGCAGCAGCTTCGAGGGAATCCGTGGGTTGTAGCGCCATGTGCCGTTCACGCCGCCTGACCCAATGCCTCCCGTGCCCAGAGGACCGGCCATTGCATTCATCTCGCTGCTCTGCGGCACCGTGCTACTCTTTCTTGCGCCGCGCTCGCCTCGTAGTCGCTGCGTCTTCCATCCCGCTTCTTTGAATAGCgggttttctttgaccGGGTAGATTACTGGCCGGTACCCGCTGTAAAGGATGTCTCGCGTCAGCTCCGCCGGTTCCAGATACTGTGTAGTGGGCACCTTGGGCAGGCTTCTGAAGATCTCAGAGCTCTTGCGCTTCAGCATTTTCGATGCTTCTAGGGAAAATTGTCGTTTATGCGCCATCTCTTGTGCGCGCGTCGCCTGTTCTTGTGAGCGCACTAGCAGGTAGAGGCTGTGATGTTAGTTTAACTGCAGCTGATCCTTGCACTGCTAAATTACTGATTGATAGTTTTGACTTTACCGGAGCTAGGTACGAGAACCTTAACCGTGTAATTACCGGGTTTTATTATGCCTGCTCTATTTCACACTACAGCTGAGTCCGATTTCGCTTACACCCCTTTACGGGATTATCGGATAAGATATGTGAGCTCgtacagaagaagagatgcTCGGACGAGCACGTGATGAATATCGTTGGGGAAATAGTGACCGTAAGCGGCATATAGCCGCTTACGGATCGATTGCCTTAAATGTGTAATGTGTGGGTGGTTGAACCCACGTGATCTCGCGAAGAACTGCCAAGAAGTTGTGAAGATGTGTGGGCGTTGTAAACGGGGACAGCTACCCGGAATGGAAAGTCGCTGCTAGCCCTCGAAAAGAGGGTAACGGTTGCTATCATGTGACATCGGGAGAGCTATATTCAAGCACGTGATCGGAACATGGTATTTCAAGGTAACTATGCACGCATAGTGGGTTCACGTCTTCCAAGATCGAGGCAGCGTTGACTGGAGATACTCTTGGATCAGTTGCTCCGTTCACGGACTTGACACCCAGAAATCGGGACTCAAACCTATATCAGCGCCAAATTAAATAATGACGAGCTCCCAAGCACTGGAGCCGCCCTCTGAAGATGTGCCCATGGGCGACGCGGAGGATGCGGAGATGGAGCACGAAGGCGACTATTCCACGGCAGATCAGACGCCGCTCTCCATGACTCCGGCCCTCAGCTCCAATCCAAACGCTTCCAAAGTTAAAAAGCCCGATCCACATGCGAAGCAACAAACGAAGGTCCCCGGACACTTGCTAGAAAAACGTCGTCTGGGCCGCCAGAAGGCGGCCGAGCAGTATGCCCAGAAAATGAAGACCATCGGCATTGAGAAGCGGGACAACCCTCTGCTACATCAACTTGGGCTGTTCAAGCCTCTGTCTTTGATCAACCAGAAAAACTACTCCTCTGACTACCTCAAACGCGACGACCAGATCTTTGCCATGCGCGAGCGCAAATCTCTTAGAAACGCAAATGCAAACCAGGCCACCCCAGATATGCCCGAAGATGACGACCAGGAGAGCGTTGATGGTGAGAGTGATGCTCAGACCATAGTTATTCATCCAGGCTCCAGAAATCTCAAAATAGGCCTTGCTACTGAGGTTTTGCCGCAATCAATTCCCTGCTGCGTCGCGGTGCCCAAGCGACCCAGAACCTCCGACTCAACTCCAGAACCGCAAgttgacgaagaagagtacATCAGCGCCAAAGAGTCAATACAACaggatttcaaagagagAATGCGATACTACAAGCGCAAAGTCATCCCAAACTCTCATGACATCGCCGTGAATTTCAACGCCCGTGTGACGCCTGAAGCGATCCCGGAACATAACGATTTGCACCGCGTTGATTGGATCCAGGATGCCTCCAAGTGCTACTATGGTAAGGATGCCACTAGGTGCCTGCCCTCACACTTCACAGTGCGACACCCTTTTTGGAAGGGGCGCTTCAATATAGAGTCGCCAGATTATGGATCCCtgcaagaacttcttgttgatgtttcGGAGCTCCTCAAATTCGCGCTCTCGCAACCTAAAATCGACGTTAGACCTTCCCAGATTCCTAATTACAAGGTGGTTATCGTGGTCCCAGATGCATTCGACAAAGCCTATGTCGAAACCTTCATTAGACTTTTAATCACAGATCTGAAGTTTCAGGCGGTGGCTGTAATCCAGGAGTCGTTAGCCTCATGTTACGGCGCCGGTATAGGTGACTCTACTTGTGTGGTAGACATCGGCGCTACCACAACTAAAATAGCGTGTGTCGACGAGGGCTTAGTCATCGACAACAGCGTGATAACGCTCGACTACGGTGGCGATGATATTACTAAACTCTTCGCCAAGTTTCTCTTGGAGTCGAATTTTCCATACCAGGATCTAGATCTCAACAGCCCAGAAGGCTGGTCGCTCATGGAACAACTAAAGGAGAAATACGCAACTTTCCAGGATGCAGATGTCACAATTCAATTATACAATTTCATCAAGCGGATCCCTAACAAACCTGGGGCTGAGAAATTCGAGTTTAAAGTCTTCGATGAAGTAATGACAGCACCAATGGGTCTCTTCTTTCCACATATACTTCGCCTTCTGAAGGACAAAAATGTGCCTGTGAACAAATATGTCACAAGCCAACTCCCACGCTCTAAGGACATGTTCACTTGCAAGGATAATAACCCGAAATCAGTGAGTCAGCTGGCCTGTCAGAAGAAAACTACTTATTGTGATATGCACCGAGACTTGgacattcttcaaaaacttctaAATTTACCTtcagaaattgaagaatATCAATCAAGTACCTGCGCAAATTTAGAGCCAGCTTACACACCCTTGGAAAAAGCCATAGTTGAGAGCATCACGAATGCATGTGTCAGTCTTGACAATAACCACTCCAAAGCTGCTAACTTTTACTCTAATATACTAGTGGTGGGAGGCAgctcaaagttttcaagtCTGGACTTCATCTTAACAGACAGGATAAACATATGGAGGCCCCGGTTGCTAAGCGTTAACACGCTCCCTACATTTCAGAACCAAGTCTCTAAACAAGTCAAGGAGTTCGAACAGACCCAAAAGCTGAGTGAGatcaaagacgaagaagaactcgctgcccagaagaaaaaactcGCGAAAACCATTAAGGTTGAGCTTCAGTCTTACTGGGAAGGTGTCGATGCTCTGGGCGGCAATGAAAGTGTGTTCCCTGCAAACGTCCTCCCGGCGCCACGCGAAATGGACCCTGCTTTGTTGACTTGGAAGGGGGGCAGCGTCTTCGCTCGACTGAAGTTGATCGAGGAGCTTTACGTCTCTGAAAGCGACTGGGATATACTTGGGAGCCGAATTCTACAATACAAATGCATTTTTGATTACTAGCGTGTATTTTCTCTTAGTGTCAGATAGCAATGAGCAAATTGTGCATGTTTCAAATGTTGaacattgaaaatgctAAAAATGTCTGAAGGTCGGCTATAGTAACATGTTGTTTAAGTTTTGAACTCGTCTCAATGCCAAATAAACAAAAGTTTAGATGGCGTATTCCTTTTAAATATCTATAGTACAATAAGTTCACCGATTTTTTTAGTTCATTCTTCGTTAaagcttcatttttttggaagattgCTCTTTGGAGTCATAATTGAGCAAAGCGTAAAGCCTTGACGAGCTGCCAGAGTTTTCGTCACGAGAAGCGGCGCTGGCCTCCTGGTCCCTAACCGCAGGACTTATAGGCATTGGCTTTACAATTTTATCTTGATCAGGAGCCTCTGCGGTATTAGGATTCAAAGGAGAGGGACCTCTATACTGTGGGTATGTATGGCTTGGGTTTTGCTGGTGGGCCTTCTGGTAGTGAGGGAGAGGTCCAGGTGCGGCAATCTGCGAATATTGAGCAACTGAGGCCCTCATGGGAGATGTCGGGCCAGCACCTGGCACAGTCCCGTACGGGAAATAAGGCTTGTAAGTCATTGTGCTAACGGCAGAGCCCGCTGGCTTATTTGCAGTGGCCCGTGTTGGAGTTTCAGCAACTGATGGCGATTGTGGTCTTCTGTTGCTCTGCTTCAAGTCTCTAGCACCATCTGGGTTCGAGGTTGGGATACTTTTAGTCTCATTCCTTGAGTTTTTCCTCGAGTCTGCAAGAGGAAGATTGGAGGTAGAATGCCCTGCGAAGTACCCGTGCTGCTGTGCTATTTGCTGGTTGGGGTTAGGTGACGCGCTTGTAGAAACACCAGGTAGAGCTTGAACAATGGGGGCTGGCGCTAGAGGATCCATTAACACACTCATATTACGGTTCCcgcttgatgaagttgaggtttttttctcaaatgGGTTCATCATCAAGTATGGCATCGACCCGCTATTGGCTTTCGCTGTTGTTCCAAAATAGTCAGACTGAGGCCCTGGAGTGCCAGGATATACTGACGGCCCATAAGCAGGTGGATAATACATTGCGTGTGACATTTGCGGCAATGGAGCTGGCTGGGCATTTGTCAATTGGGACAACGCTGGCGACGACAAAGACGTCTGGTTCGATAGCGGAGGACGCGATGCGGCCGGGATTGCACTGGAACTTGTCATAGGATATTCCGAAAAACTGTGGACGGGCCTCACTGTTTGCTGAAGCATTGTTGAGCGTTGGAGCCTGTACAGTGTGGAGTTCTTCAGCCTTGCTATCTCGCTCATAATTTGGTCCATACATTGTTGCTGAGAGGGTGTGTCTCTAGGCGATGTACCCATTTCGCTTGGATTTGGGTGGCCCGAAACTGGTGTCGTGGACCTCTTAATCCCTTCAGAAGGTCTACCAGAAGACGCAGCTGCCAGTTGAGGAGTCAAAGTGACTAGATTGTGAACCAAGTCAAGAAGTCGAACCATGTCCATATTTGAATTTCTGAGGTCCTCTACAGCTGCCTCATACTGATTCTGATAGGCGTTATTGTCAAACTTCGCAAGTTGGACACCATGGAGTACATCGCTAACTTTGGTGTTAATTTGCGGTCGGGATTGTTGAGCCTGCTGCGAAATGGACTGGTGGTGTGACAGCGATTGCGTGGATTGATGCTGCGGTACTTGGTAGATgggttgttgttgttgtgaTTGTTGATGTGGCTGTGGTTGTGGTTGTGGTTGTGGCTGTGGTTGTGATTGTGGTTGTGGTTGTGGTTGTGGTTGtggttgttgctgctgcggctGTTGCgtctgctgttgttgttgttgatgatgatgatgatgatgatgatgataaTGTTGTTGtggttgttgttggtggtggtgttgttgttgagcttgatgagtCGTAGCAAAATAGTCTACGGGAGCATAGAGCACTTGCGAAGGAAGCGGCTGCGCTGGGAACGACTGGGGCGCCGGCGTATAGCCATAAGGGTGGGGCAAGTCGGCCGAAGCCGCGTGCATGTGAGGCACCAGAAGCTGGTCGGGCGAATGCTCGGTCATTGTGGGCTCCAAGGGCGTCGAGGCAGCACTGGTCGAGCGCTTGCGCGCAGAGGCCTGGTAGCGCGACGACCTgcgcttgatgagcttcagGCTCTCCATGTCCCCTCTGCGGAACGCAGACGAGCTGTGCTTGAATTCCCATATGCTTGTGGTGTTCTCGGACTTCGAGGCCGGATCGTCTGTCTTCGCAGCCCCATTCTTAGAGGCCGCGTGGGTCTTGTGGTCATTCACCTTGTGGAATCCGTACATGTTCAGCTGGCGCACAAAGCTGGCGACGTTGGTGTGCTTAAAGTACGTGGCCAGCGCCTTGCCGAACCGCTCCGTGGGCCGAATCAAAAACGATGTTTGCGGTGGCGACCACCAGATCAGCTCGTCCATCTCGGGATCCTCCAGCATGCTGTAAAGCTTGTGGATAAACGCGGTGTTGCTGTAGCTCGCGCTCGAGTTGGTGCTCGAGCCCGCTCCCGGGCCCCCGCCTGCACTGTTGCTCGCGTCCGCGGCGCTCCCTGCGCCTCCACGGACTCCGCTGGCGCCCGGTTCCTCGCTGTTCGCGCTCCTCGCCGCATCGCTATTCGCGCTTCTCGACGCGTCTCGGCTCTTGCTCGCCTCCTCTTGAGCTGCGTTTCCAGCGGCCATCTCAATCACGAACCTAGCACACGTTCGAGCCTCTGTTTCCTTGAGCAGATGGGGGAGGTACCGCTCAAACTCTCGAATCGTGGCCCTACAAATTTTTTCCTAACAGTTTTCAGGCTGATTCAAAATGCTATCTGCCCCTAATTGCATTTCTAACGCCGTCTCTAGGCCCGCACGTGATGAAGATCGCTGCGCGTATCCTAGGAGCGTTTTTAACAATGGCTGCTTTCGCATGATAACGTCCACGACGGCTGTTGcgaatttttcaacgtgAACCGCGAGGCGCACACAAAGGCGAGGTTACAAGAGCCAAGATCCGCGCGTGGCTAATGCAAAACTTAGAGCCACAGAATGGGAGGCCACAGAAAGCGCGAGAGGCAGGCTCGTGCGCCTTGGTGCCGTACGGCATGTCGGAATTAAAGTCATGGGCCAGTAAGGTTGCTCCAAACCGAGCTGTCAGCGGCTAGCTGGGTTGCCGTCGGTCTTAGTGAAATCGCGCCGACGCATGACTTCGCGGGCGCTGCGAAGAACACCAGCGGTTGCCCATACAATGGACCAATGCTGCGCAATGAACCGTTCTTCTGCGGAATTTTTGTTATGCACGCAACTTTTGTATTCTTTACACAACGGCGGCAAAAAACTTCAAGGGGCTAAGTTCATGGAATGCCGCGCAGGCTAACTCTTAGAGCCTTGCAAGCTGCGAAACGCGACGGCCAAGAGTCGGCACCCAGGAATACTGCATTGAACAGCCTTCCGCATTGCAGAGCCGTGCTTTTGCATTCGTTGCGTGGTGTGCGCTAAGGAGTGTGGCTTGCAGAAGGGAAGACTGGCGGAGCTATAGCGTGCTTTCGTGGtaaaaaaaacaaacctCGTAGAGAATGCCATCAACACCTTGCGCGCGCGGCGGAAGCGGTAATTACAGCAGGATCTGCGCCAGGGTTTTCCGGCAGAGCCCCGAGAGTCGCTAGGCCGGTGTTGGGCATGGCGGGCTTCTATATCTATGTACTTCGAGCGGCTGGGATACAAGAACTGCGGTGGGCTGTCGTGTCCGGCTCGTGTTGTTGTTGCACTTGCTTAATACCGCGGAGAGCAGCACGAACGCTAATTCCAGGGTTGATAGGTTATCATGGCTTTATTAGTCACGGTTAAGAGGCTCAGATAAGGCTTGGCTGCGCTTGAGTGGAACTGGCCTGTTTCGCCAGATGCTCGTGTTCAGGCTTCTCGTACATGATTATCATCAAATTGTGATTTTGACATAACCACCCTGATTTCAAGATGGGTTCTGAGGGTCCGCAGGGACATTCGAGGCTCAGAGACACCTACGCTTCACTGACGCCGCTGCCAAATGTCCGAGAACGCCATCCAGTCGCTGCTGGACATGGGAATAACCCGCGAAGTGGCTATCGAGGCTCTCGCCAAAACCAATGGCGACGTTGAGAACTCCGTGAACTACATCTTCTCGGGTGAGCTGCCCCAGCAAGGACCACCTCCGGCGCCCGAGGAGACGCCAGAGGACAGAGAAAAGGAGCCGGAATCCGAGAGCGAGCTCCCAGAAAATCCAGAGTTCATAGAGGAAGCGCCACCGTCGGAAGACGAGGCTACGGACCAGCAGGGAGTCGCGGTGAGCCCTCGCGAGCAGATAGCCTGCCAGCTGAAGAACAGACCAGAAGACCCGCTCGTGGTTCGGCCCGCGTCCGGAAACGcgcttttcgaaaactatTTTGCTCTCTTCTGTCTCGCCGTGGGCCTGGGCTTTCCGCACCATTTCCTCGAGCCAGACTTCCAAGATCTCACGTACGGCCAAGACTGGTACAAAGGCCAATTTCTTAAGCCGGCTTACAGAgtcaagtttgaaaacaacgaCGACGTGAGCATTGTCCCACAGGAGACG from Lachancea thermotolerans CBS 6340 chromosome F complete sequence includes the following:
- the PHB1 gene encoding prohibitin subunit PHB1 (highly similar to uniprot|P40961 Saccharomyces cerevisiae YGR132C); translated protein: MSRLADSLAKIALPLGLAASALQYSMYDVKGGSRAVIFDRLSGVQQQVVGEGTHFLVPWLQKAVLYDVRTKPKNIATNTGTKDLQMVSLTLRVLHRPDVMKLPTIYQNLGLDYDERVLPSIGNEVLKAIVAQFDAAELITQRETVSQRIRQELSLRASEFNIRLEDVSITHMTFGREFTKAVEQKQIAQQDAERARYVVELAEQERQASVIRAEGEAESAEYISKALAKAGDGLLLIRRIEASKEIAKTLANSSNVTYLPSSHSASEQGSPNSLLLNLGR
- the FHN1 gene encoding Fhn1p (similar to uniprot|Q12207 Saccharomyces cerevisiae YPR149W NCE102 and to uniprot|P53279 Saccharomyces cerevisiae YGR131W), yielding MLSILDNSLRALNFAFLVIILGLTGSLAATHKTHNNPQVNFAIFTAAFGLLFDSLYAIPANFVSALAWPLLIAVFDFLNFVFTFAAATALAVAIRTHSCTNQDYLDSNTVTQGSTDRCRKAQASVAFLYFSFFIFLAKLGLSLVNLISVGAFGAGSSRRTGNVGVPTISQV
- the SUE1 gene encoding Sue1p (weakly similar to uniprot|Q06524 Saccharomyces cerevisiae YPR151C SUE1 Mitochondrial protein required for degradation of unstable forms of cytochrome c), producing MAHKRQFSLEASKMLKRKSSEIFRSLPKVPTTQYLEPAELTRDILYSGYRPVIYPVKENPLFKEAGWKTQRLRGERGARKSSTVPQSSEMNAMAGPLGTGGIGSGGVNGTWRYNPRIPSKLLPYNLWSCTSMAMEYHPEWLAVPRTVVNKLRPFESPHRPVAERSTDCKAGSSPTVTAAAVAPATALPATGARAKAPARKRKPAEHGEDNKLSKQVGEFINYLREKDRG
- a CDS encoding RidA family protein (weakly similar to uniprot|P40185 Saccharomyces cerevisiae YIL051C MMF1 Mitochondrial protein involved in maintenance of the mitochondrial genome and weakly similar to YER057C uniprot|P40037 Saccharomyces cerevisiae YER057C HMF1 Member of the p14.5 protein family with similarity to Mmf1p, functionally complements Mmf1p function when targeted to mitochondria; heat shock inducible; high-dosage growth inhibitor; forms a homotrimer in vitro), with the translated sequence MIQTLHPLLTSCVRKMAKKVTWQEVGATKGIDLLSPAFVTSGSKLVFTSGCIGSDPVTDELPEDLEQQARNALQNLRNVLEASGSNSDRVLKVLLFVADGAYSQTVNRIYREQFPNSPARSCVVVSFPNPKIKVELECIAEVQPKARWFKL
- the PEX4 gene encoding E2 ubiquitin-protein ligase peroxin 4 (similar to uniprot|P29340 Saccharomyces cerevisiae YGR133W PEX4 Involved in peroxisome biogenesis Member of ubiquitin-conjugating protein family), producing the protein MSQRLAKEYRALSKTLGRDPEYAYIISLAPVSEENLRKWESLITGPPDTPYFGHEFTLQIEASEAYPLEPPKVQFQARCMPHCNVDFDSGRICLSVLDAAHWTPAWDLLHVVHAIWLLLASPEPDSPLDVDLACLVRAGDRSAHNSLIAYYLNGGSRGHCGHVSER